A genomic window from Algoriphagus sp. Y33 includes:
- a CDS encoding gluconate 5-dehydrogenase → MKPNFELKGKIALVTGATHGLGMAMAKALAHQGATLVVNGHTPAKMEGAIEEYASEEIIARPYLFDVSDVKAVDAAITKIEEEIGDIDILVNNAGMIQRIPALEMDPEDFRKVIDIDLVSPFIVSQRVAKTMVKNGKGKIINICSMMSELGRNTVSAYAAAKGGLKMLTRNLATEWAKYNIQVNGIGPGYFATEQTAPIRVDGHPFNDFIVGRTPAGRWGDPNDLGGTVVFLSSQASDFINGQIIYVDGGILATIGKPAGE, encoded by the coding sequence ATGAAACCGAATTTCGAACTAAAAGGTAAAATTGCTCTTGTCACAGGAGCAACTCACGGTCTGGGCATGGCCATGGCAAAAGCGCTGGCTCATCAAGGAGCTACTTTGGTTGTCAATGGTCATACACCTGCTAAAATGGAGGGCGCAATTGAAGAATATGCTTCTGAAGAAATTATAGCGCGCCCTTATCTGTTTGACGTCAGTGATGTAAAGGCAGTAGATGCTGCCATCACCAAAATAGAAGAGGAAATAGGGGATATAGATATCTTGGTAAACAATGCGGGGATGATCCAGCGCATACCAGCATTGGAAATGGATCCTGAAGACTTTCGGAAAGTAATTGATATAGATCTTGTATCGCCATTTATCGTCTCTCAGCGAGTCGCCAAAACCATGGTGAAAAACGGAAAAGGAAAAATCATCAACATCTGTTCTATGATGAGCGAACTTGGACGCAATACGGTAAGCGCTTATGCGGCCGCAAAAGGCGGTTTGAAGATGCTCACCCGCAATCTAGCTACCGAATGGGCAAAATACAACATCCAAGTCAACGGCATTGGCCCAGGCTATTTTGCTACTGAACAAACTGCTCCCATCCGGGTGGACGGACATCCGTTCAATGATTTTATCGTGGGACGGACTCCCGCAGGTCGATGGGGTGACCCCAATGATCTGGGAGGAACAGTTGTATTTCTGTCCAGCCAAGCCAGCGACTTCATCAACGGTCAAATTATCTATGTAGACGGAGGAATTCTTGCTACCATAGGCAAACCAGCCGGTGAATAA
- the kduI gene encoding 5-dehydro-4-deoxy-D-glucuronate isomerase, whose amino-acid sequence MSTTIEMRYSSHPEDFKNYPTKEIREKFLLENIFVPNQITGTYTMEDRLIVGGIHPVDKPVHLETVDQLKAPYFLERREIGIINVGEKCRIEMDGESISLGRKEALYIGKGVQQVIFHPAAEGKTLLYFNSAPAHCSYPTRKITQDDAEVVTLGSLENSNHRTIYKLLVNSVVKTCQLQMGMTELKPGSVWNTMPAHVHDRRMEAYFYFDLKEENVVSHFMGTPDETRHIWMKNHQAVISPVWSIHSGAGTSNYTFIWGMAGENMDYGDMDMVKPYELK is encoded by the coding sequence ATGAGTACTACTATTGAAATGCGGTATTCCTCGCATCCTGAGGATTTCAAAAACTACCCCACCAAAGAAATTCGGGAAAAGTTTTTACTCGAAAACATTTTCGTTCCAAATCAAATCACCGGTACATACACCATGGAGGACCGGTTGATTGTCGGCGGAATCCACCCTGTGGACAAACCGGTGCATCTGGAAACTGTCGATCAGCTGAAGGCTCCCTACTTTCTGGAACGCCGGGAAATCGGTATCATCAACGTAGGTGAGAAATGCAGGATAGAGATGGACGGAGAATCTATCAGTCTTGGCCGCAAAGAGGCGCTATATATAGGAAAGGGAGTTCAGCAGGTGATATTCCATCCTGCCGCTGAAGGCAAGACCTTACTCTATTTCAATTCCGCCCCGGCACACTGCTCCTATCCTACCCGGAAAATCACACAGGACGATGCCGAAGTAGTCACCCTTGGCTCCTTGGAAAACTCCAATCACCGGACCATTTATAAGCTTTTGGTCAACTCCGTGGTAAAGACCTGCCAATTGCAAATGGGAATGACCGAGTTGAAACCAGGCTCTGTATGGAACACTATGCCTGCTCACGTGCATGACAGAAGGATGGAAGCCTACTTCTACTTTGATCTCAAAGAAGAAAATGTAGTTTCACACTTCATGGGCACTCCTGATGAAACGAGGCATATATGGATGAAAAATCATCAAGCAGTCATCTCTCCGGTCTGGTCTATCCATAGCGGAGCAGGGACCTCCAACTACACTTTTATATGGGGGATGGCCGGAGAGAACATGGACTACGGGGACATGGATATGGTAAAACCTTACGAATTAAAGTAA